One stretch of Amycolatopsis sp. NBC_00345 DNA includes these proteins:
- the pdxR gene encoding MocR-like pyridoxine biosynthesis transcription factor PdxR: MAETWSSSGIDVHLDWRPDTGRPGLADAIRAAIRSGRWHPGAAVPSTRALAADLGVARGTVTRVYADLAAEGYLHTLQGAPTRVATAGTLPQSAPQPVPHEPAPRWDLRPGRPDLTMFPRADWQAASRKALQHTAAADFGYRAELGAPELRAALAGYLSRSRGVLADPERTVVCCGFSHAVALLARVLRERGVTETAFENPSLSIYRDIATANGLRVRPVDVDAHGLRVSELDSPAVVVTAAHQFPMGVALAPERRAALTRWAHETGAIVVEDDYDGEFRFDRQQIGALQALAPEHVVYAGTASKTLAPALRLAWLVLPRALVEPVRAAVVDSGARPPLLDQLALAELISSGAYDRHVRRSRAEYRARRDRLLAALPGTVRPQGIAAGLHLLLMLDGADSPTETEVLAACRRRSIGIEGLDPCWHGERGPGGVIAGYSAPAGHAFAGATQALVEALWEVTS; encoded by the coding sequence ATGGCAGAAACGTGGTCCAGTTCGGGCATCGACGTGCACCTCGACTGGCGGCCGGACACGGGCCGGCCGGGACTCGCGGACGCGATCCGCGCCGCCATCCGGTCGGGGCGCTGGCACCCGGGCGCGGCGGTCCCGTCCACGCGCGCGCTGGCGGCCGACCTCGGCGTCGCGAGGGGGACCGTCACGCGCGTGTACGCCGACCTCGCCGCCGAGGGGTACCTGCACACCCTGCAGGGCGCGCCCACCCGCGTCGCCACAGCCGGGACGCTGCCGCAGTCCGCGCCCCAGCCCGTCCCGCACGAGCCGGCGCCGCGCTGGGACCTGCGCCCTGGCCGGCCGGACCTGACGATGTTCCCCCGCGCCGACTGGCAGGCCGCCAGCCGCAAAGCCCTGCAGCACACGGCCGCGGCCGACTTCGGCTATCGGGCCGAGCTGGGCGCGCCCGAACTGCGGGCCGCGCTGGCGGGTTACCTCTCCCGCAGCCGCGGGGTGCTCGCCGATCCGGAACGGACCGTGGTGTGCTGCGGTTTCTCGCACGCGGTCGCCTTGCTCGCCCGGGTGCTGCGGGAACGCGGGGTGACCGAAACGGCCTTCGAGAACCCGTCGCTGAGCATCTACCGCGACATCGCCACCGCGAACGGGCTACGGGTCCGGCCGGTGGACGTCGACGCGCACGGGCTTCGAGTGTCCGAACTGGACAGTCCCGCCGTCGTCGTCACCGCCGCGCACCAGTTCCCGATGGGCGTCGCGCTCGCGCCCGAGCGGCGGGCGGCGCTGACCCGCTGGGCCCACGAGACCGGCGCGATCGTCGTGGAGGACGACTACGACGGCGAGTTCCGCTTCGACCGCCAGCAGATCGGCGCGTTACAAGCATTGGCGCCCGAGCACGTCGTCTACGCGGGCACGGCGAGCAAGACGCTGGCGCCCGCGCTGAGGCTGGCCTGGCTGGTGCTGCCGCGGGCATTGGTCGAGCCGGTCCGCGCGGCGGTGGTCGACAGCGGCGCGCGGCCGCCCCTGCTCGACCAGCTCGCGCTGGCCGAGCTGATCTCCTCGGGCGCTTACGACCGGCACGTCCGCCGGTCCCGGGCGGAGTACCGGGCCCGGCGCGACCGGCTGCTCGCCGCGCTGCCCGGCACCGTCCGTCCACAAGGGATCGCCGCCGGCCTGCACCTGCTGCTCATGCTGGACGGTGCGGACAGCCCGACCGAGACCGAGGTGCTGGCCGCGTGCCGCCGCCGGTCCATCGGCATCGAGGGCCTCGACCCGTGCTGGCACGGCGAACGCGGGCCGGGCGGGGTGATCGCCGGGTACAGCGCCCCGGCCGGCCACGCGTTCGCGGGCGCCACCCAGGCCCTGGTCGAGGCCTTGTGGGAGGTCACCTCCTGA
- a CDS encoding trypsin-like serine peptidase, whose protein sequence is MSIIRLRAVLLAGAAVLFSVGAVTPASAAASDVATSDLAVTAAQQKAVLDYWTPERIKALTQPSSDNPPKAAADGAPWTGPAATFGRLFFTDHGEDSSCTATVVRSANRSTVVTAGHCVENTDLLGENPAWNANSLFIPGYHDGQAPYGKFVGRLGVADQTWLANDQQNAAKFDAYDQAFVALNPNEAGQPVEDAVGAAQKIGFDTPGDADVYQFGYPRAASDPAREGLPEYIGERLAFCHGPAKHYPGTADYPDSPDEWGTACVMGGGSSGGPRLRDFDPATGSGTVVGDNTHAGFFDAAGKVCPSDATENCTRHLVGPQFSATITQPLYERAQSAH, encoded by the coding sequence ATGTCGATCATCCGCCTACGCGCCGTGCTGCTCGCCGGCGCCGCCGTGCTCTTCTCGGTGGGAGCCGTGACCCCTGCCTCCGCCGCCGCGTCGGACGTCGCCACCAGCGACCTCGCCGTGACGGCCGCCCAGCAGAAGGCCGTACTGGACTACTGGACCCCCGAGCGGATCAAGGCGCTCACGCAGCCGTCGTCGGACAACCCGCCGAAAGCCGCCGCCGACGGCGCGCCGTGGACCGGCCCGGCCGCGACCTTCGGCCGGCTCTTCTTCACCGACCACGGCGAGGACTCCAGCTGCACGGCGACGGTGGTCCGCAGCGCCAACCGCAGCACCGTCGTCACGGCCGGGCACTGCGTCGAAAACACCGACCTGCTCGGCGAAAACCCGGCCTGGAACGCCAATTCCCTCTTCATCCCCGGCTACCACGACGGCCAGGCGCCGTACGGGAAGTTCGTCGGCCGGCTCGGCGTCGCCGACCAGACCTGGCTCGCGAACGACCAGCAGAACGCGGCGAAGTTCGATGCCTACGACCAAGCCTTTGTGGCGCTGAACCCGAACGAGGCGGGCCAGCCCGTCGAAGACGCCGTGGGCGCGGCCCAGAAGATCGGCTTCGACACACCGGGCGACGCCGACGTCTACCAGTTCGGCTACCCGCGTGCGGCGTCCGACCCGGCGCGCGAGGGCTTGCCCGAGTACATCGGCGAACGCCTCGCCTTCTGCCACGGCCCCGCGAAGCACTACCCGGGCACCGCGGACTACCCCGACTCGCCCGATGAATGGGGCACCGCGTGCGTGATGGGCGGCGGCTCCAGCGGCGGCCCGCGCCTGCGTGATTTCGACCCTGCTACCGGTTCGGGCACCGTCGTCGGCGACAACACTCACGCGGGTTTCTTCGACGCCGCAGGGAAAGTCTGCCCCTCGGACGCCACCGAGAACTGCACCCGTCACCTGGTGGGACCGCAGTTCAGCGCGACGATAACCCAGCCGCTCTACGAACGGGCCCAGTCGGCCCACTGA
- the mce gene encoding methylmalonyl-CoA epimerase yields MNAESAQAVLKPFVTAIDHVGIAVPDLDAAIAFHSEHFGLEVAHEEVNEEQGVREAMLRAPGAAGTETMIQLLAPSRDDSTIAKFLGRSGPGLQQLAFRVSDVDAATAALRAKGLRLLFEEAKRGTSNSRVNFVHPKDAGGVLVELVEPAAAAH; encoded by the coding sequence ATGAACGCAGAGTCCGCCCAAGCCGTGCTCAAGCCCTTCGTGACGGCCATCGACCACGTCGGCATCGCGGTGCCCGACCTCGACGCCGCGATCGCCTTCCACTCGGAGCACTTCGGCCTGGAAGTCGCGCACGAGGAAGTGAACGAGGAGCAGGGCGTCCGCGAGGCGATGCTGCGGGCCCCCGGCGCCGCGGGCACCGAGACGATGATCCAGCTGCTCGCGCCTTCGCGTGACGACTCGACGATCGCGAAGTTCCTCGGCCGCAGCGGGCCCGGGCTGCAGCAGCTCGCGTTCCGAGTGTCCGATGTGGACGCTGCGACCGCGGCCCTGCGCGCCAAGGGACTGCGCCTGCTCTTCGAGGAAGCCAAGCGCGGCACCTCGAACAGCCGGGTGAACTTCGTGCACCCCAAGGACGCCGGCGGCGTACTGGTCGAGCTGGTCGAACCGGCGGCCGCCGCGCACTGA
- a CDS encoding acetyl-CoA C-acetyltransferase: MSGSVILGAARTPIGRLLGSLKDFSGAQLGGFAIKAALERAGVSPDAVQYTIMGQVLTAGAGQIPARQAAVAAGIPMDVPALTINKVCLSGLDAIALADQLIRAGEFDLVVAGGQESMTQAPHLLPKSRGGFKYGDVTMLDHMAHDGLFCAFDQVAMGASTEKHNVRYGVTREQQDEFSARSHQRAAAAIEAGFFREEIAPVSIPQRKGDPVLFSADEGVRADTTVESLGRLRPAFASDGTITAGTSSQISDGAAAVVVASAEKAAELGLTPLAEIGAHGVVAGPDASLHEQPSNAIRKALAKAKLDVSDLDLVEINEAFAAVGVVSAEKLGLDPAKVNVNGGAIALGHPIGASGARLAVHLVHELRRRGGGLGAAALCGGGGQGDALLLRVPSA; this comes from the coding sequence GTGTCCGGTTCCGTGATCCTGGGCGCTGCCCGTACTCCGATCGGCCGCCTGCTCGGCTCGTTGAAGGACTTCTCCGGCGCGCAGCTCGGCGGGTTCGCGATCAAGGCCGCGCTGGAGCGCGCCGGCGTGTCCCCGGACGCGGTGCAGTACACGATCATGGGCCAGGTCCTCACCGCCGGCGCGGGCCAGATCCCGGCGCGGCAGGCGGCCGTGGCCGCGGGCATCCCGATGGACGTGCCCGCGCTGACCATCAACAAGGTCTGCCTCTCCGGCCTGGACGCGATCGCGCTGGCCGACCAGCTGATCCGCGCCGGCGAGTTCGACCTCGTCGTCGCGGGCGGCCAGGAATCGATGACGCAGGCGCCGCACCTGCTGCCGAAATCCCGCGGCGGCTTCAAGTACGGCGACGTGACGATGCTCGACCACATGGCCCACGACGGCCTGTTCTGCGCCTTCGACCAGGTCGCCATGGGCGCGTCGACGGAGAAGCACAACGTCCGCTACGGCGTCACCCGCGAGCAGCAGGACGAGTTCTCCGCGCGTTCGCACCAGCGCGCCGCGGCGGCGATCGAGGCCGGGTTCTTCCGCGAGGAGATCGCGCCGGTTTCGATCCCGCAGCGCAAGGGCGACCCGGTGCTGTTCAGCGCCGACGAGGGCGTCCGCGCCGACACCACCGTCGAGAGCCTCGGCCGGCTGCGCCCGGCGTTCGCCTCCGACGGCACGATCACGGCCGGCACTTCGTCGCAGATCTCCGACGGCGCGGCCGCGGTGGTCGTCGCCAGCGCGGAGAAGGCCGCGGAGCTGGGCCTCACGCCGCTGGCCGAGATCGGCGCGCACGGTGTTGTCGCCGGCCCGGACGCTTCGCTGCACGAGCAGCCGTCCAACGCGATCCGCAAGGCACTGGCCAAGGCCAAGCTGGACGTGAGCGACCTCGATCTGGTCGAGATCAACGAGGCGTTCGCCGCCGTCGGCGTGGTCTCGGCCGAGAAGCTGGGCCTGGACCCGGCGAAGGTGAACGTCAACGGCGGCGCCATCGCGCTGGGGCACCCGATCGGCGCGTCCGGCGCGCGGCTCGCCGTGCACCTGGTGCACGAGCTGCGCCGCCGCGGTGGCGGGCTCGGCGCGGCCGCGCTGTGCGGTGGCGGCGGCCAGGGCGACGCCCTGCTGCTGCGCGTCCCCTCGGCGTAA
- a CDS encoding SPW repeat protein: protein MSEVSTRAWTRPHDWAEVVIGVVAALSPLWLSTSNAAMWTMVILGALVAIDGLVSLGAPGAVYGEGIQIVLGVLLFIAPWVIGYTGLNGASWTSWVAGALTIIASVAAMPVANAAHRTAGQH, encoded by the coding sequence ATGAGTGAAGTCTCGACGCGCGCCTGGACCCGGCCCCACGACTGGGCCGAGGTTGTCATCGGTGTTGTCGCCGCTCTTTCACCCCTTTGGCTGAGCACGAGCAACGCGGCGATGTGGACGATGGTGATCCTCGGTGCGCTGGTCGCCATCGACGGCCTGGTGTCGCTCGGCGCGCCCGGCGCGGTCTACGGCGAAGGGATCCAGATCGTCCTGGGCGTGTTGCTGTTCATCGCGCCGTGGGTGATCGGGTACACCGGGCTGAACGGGGCGTCGTGGACGTCCTGGGTGGCCGGCGCGCTGACGATCATCGCCAGTGTGGCCGCGATGCCGGTGGCGAACGCCGCCCACCGGACGGCCGGGCAGCACTGA
- a CDS encoding peptidylprolyl isomerase, with product MKRVLVTALAVGALFAAVTPAATAATATAPPKVTHGPCQYTETPDDPAVRPVSLPPDPRHTPDHGKVDVLVSTSQGSLPLRLDRAQAPCTVQSFVHLATQRYFDFTTCHRLTAYPTLKVLQCGDPSATGEGGPGYKFGDELPTTLPPAPNDPTGQRRIYSRGLLAMANAGPDTNGSQFFVVYGDSTLLPNYTVFGTVGAPGLRTLDKVAAGGIKPDADTPPGTTPVDGTPVRTTELRHVLPLCLFCG from the coding sequence ATGAAGAGAGTCCTCGTCACCGCGCTGGCGGTCGGCGCGCTGTTCGCCGCGGTCACGCCCGCGGCCACCGCGGCCACTGCCACCGCGCCGCCGAAGGTCACGCACGGTCCGTGCCAGTACACCGAGACGCCGGACGACCCCGCGGTCCGGCCCGTCTCGCTGCCGCCGGACCCGCGGCACACCCCGGACCACGGCAAGGTGGACGTCCTGGTCTCCACCAGCCAGGGCTCGCTGCCGCTGCGGCTGGACCGCGCGCAGGCGCCGTGCACCGTGCAGAGCTTCGTGCACCTGGCCACCCAGCGGTACTTCGACTTCACCACCTGCCACCGGCTCACGGCGTACCCGACGCTGAAGGTGCTGCAGTGCGGCGACCCGTCGGCCACCGGCGAGGGCGGTCCCGGGTACAAGTTCGGCGACGAGCTGCCGACGACGCTGCCGCCCGCGCCGAACGACCCGACCGGCCAGCGCCGGATCTACTCGCGCGGCCTGCTGGCCATGGCGAACGCCGGCCCGGACACCAACGGCTCGCAGTTCTTCGTCGTCTACGGCGATTCCACGCTGCTGCCCAACTACACCGTCTTCGGCACGGTCGGCGCCCCCGGCCTGCGCACGCTGGACAAGGTCGCGGCGGGCGGCATCAAGCCGGACGCGGACACCCCGCCGGGCACCACGCCCGTCGACGGCACGCCGGTGCGCACCACCGAGCTGCGCCACGTCCTCCCGCTCTGCCTGTTCTGCGGCTGA
- the meaB gene encoding methylmalonyl Co-A mutase-associated GTPase MeaB — protein MAAPDLDELVGRAREGQPRAVARLISLVEDASPRVADIARLLTPHTGNARVVGLTGPPGVGKSTSTSALLTALRSAGLRVGVLAIDPSSPFSGGALLGDRIRMTEHATDPGVFIRSMATRGHLGGLSWATPQAVRVLDAAGFDVVLIETVGVGQSEVDVVKLADTTVVLLAPGMGDGIQAAKAGVLEIADVFVVNKADRDGAEATVHDLKQMISLARRELRGPSWRQPIVRTIASKGEGAAEVVAALDSHHAWLTAHGELARRRAARARDEVEAIALRRLRAELADLRDGDRLAGLADRVVARELDPFAAAEALIADLRGY, from the coding sequence TTGGCTGCACCCGATCTCGACGAGCTGGTCGGCCGCGCGCGCGAAGGACAGCCGCGCGCGGTCGCCCGGTTGATCTCGCTGGTCGAGGACGCCTCGCCGCGGGTCGCGGACATCGCCCGCCTGTTGACGCCGCACACCGGCAACGCGCGGGTGGTCGGCCTGACCGGCCCGCCCGGTGTCGGCAAGTCGACATCAACGTCCGCGCTGCTCACGGCGTTACGGTCGGCGGGCCTGCGGGTCGGGGTGCTGGCGATCGACCCGTCCTCGCCGTTTTCCGGCGGGGCCCTGCTGGGCGACCGGATCCGGATGACCGAGCACGCGACCGACCCCGGGGTGTTCATCCGCTCGATGGCCACCCGCGGCCACCTCGGCGGCCTGTCCTGGGCGACGCCGCAGGCCGTGCGCGTGCTCGACGCGGCGGGCTTCGACGTGGTGCTGATCGAGACCGTCGGGGTCGGTCAGTCCGAAGTGGACGTCGTGAAACTGGCTGACACCACCGTGGTCCTGCTCGCGCCCGGCATGGGCGACGGCATCCAGGCGGCGAAGGCGGGGGTGCTGGAGATCGCGGACGTGTTCGTGGTCAACAAAGCCGACCGCGACGGCGCCGAGGCGACGGTGCACGACCTGAAACAGATGATCTCCCTGGCCCGCCGCGAACTGCGCGGCCCGAGCTGGCGGCAGCCGATCGTGCGGACCATCGCGTCGAAGGGCGAGGGCGCCGCCGAGGTCGTCGCGGCGCTGGATTCGCACCATGCCTGGCTGACGGCCCACGGCGAACTCGCCCGCCGCCGCGCGGCCCGCGCCCGCGACGAGGTGGAGGCCATCGCGCTGCGCCGCCTGCGCGCCGAACTGGCCGACCTCCGCGACGGCGACCGGCTGGCCGGCCTCGCCGACCGCGTGGTCGCCCGTGAACTGGACCCGTTCGCCGCGGCGGAGGCTTTGATCGCCGACTTGCGGGGTTATTGA
- a CDS encoding TetR/AcrR family transcriptional regulator — translation MTEDSAKERILCAAEELFAESGFEATPTSRIAERAGVPKGLVHYYFRRKSDLLAALVDRLPDEQIEPATVVVPGDLAGSLRRLVVELDRRFTGSLGLSHLLWREADTHHVVREALADRFQQLVRLVHSVIVGAAGGRLAVADVDSASGLLARAVSHRHATARHSRDDRPAEFDGELTFLANALSSKVRKAAPAD, via the coding sequence ATGACCGAGGACTCGGCGAAAGAGCGGATCCTGTGCGCCGCCGAGGAGCTTTTCGCCGAGTCCGGCTTCGAGGCCACCCCGACGTCCCGCATCGCGGAGCGCGCCGGGGTGCCGAAGGGCCTGGTGCACTACTACTTCCGCCGCAAGTCCGACCTGCTGGCCGCGCTCGTGGACCGGCTGCCGGACGAGCAGATCGAGCCCGCCACGGTGGTCGTCCCCGGCGACCTGGCGGGCAGCCTGCGCCGGCTGGTGGTCGAGCTGGACCGGCGTTTCACGGGTTCGCTCGGGCTTTCCCACCTGCTCTGGCGCGAGGCCGACACCCACCACGTGGTCCGCGAGGCGCTCGCGGACCGGTTCCAGCAGCTCGTCCGGCTGGTTCATTCGGTGATCGTGGGCGCGGCGGGCGGGCGGCTCGCGGTCGCCGACGTCGACAGCGCTTCCGGCCTGCTGGCCCGCGCGGTCAGCCACCGCCACGCCACGGCGCGGCACTCCCGCGACGACCGCCCGGCCGAATTCGACGGCGAGCTGACGTTCCTCGCGAACGCCCTCTCGTCGAAGGTCCGCAAGGCCGCCCCGGCCGACTGA